The Triticum aestivum cultivar Chinese Spring chromosome 3A, IWGSC CS RefSeq v2.1, whole genome shotgun sequence genome includes a region encoding these proteins:
- the LOC123062702 gene encoding uncharacterized protein → MGVPRGGEDVPYNLPTEADIELGIEMFGELEHTPKMTDVLDLITSSVNFDEKFKRMWLMLAGNTVIAPTTFNKISPRWYGVLQNINRVKDLNWSKFIADELHKALSKGKPTKGCLLFYNHLYIDAIDLTSLGIALPDGAFAINVWTKEKISEVLSRDVQADGISYGKLPLKPQFVVDFCLFGGLQGLGKFMRVHVPPNCSDEKLAKASKLVVRFSSGLVGLLGDLVQGFISLDDEGSSHVSHRLDTDLKAISFGTRNMAKPPPARRTCQRDSLGKNIIDESDSDNETQDNDNDDSGDDDDTDFQVFYHGEKGHTGSSSRSRAVNVASGSGVANVDAPHSDDANAKSHDRVGGIVEGTPDGAGDEPMIESQFMQTATSNTISSGSGDGVLSQRDMTDTQFDSATDSSMERCSAQLANTSSYEQKRENLRLPSLPCPASPPRRAQLSDRDIHLSIMKLVIQELAIRVADKGTGEVIPPSTQIKQVPCSAPDKQVCSLEASSTIPRSSQ, encoded by the exons ATGGGTGTGCCCCGTGGTGGGGAGGATGTCCCTTACAATCTACCTACAGAAGCTGATATTGAGTTAGGTATTGAGATGTTTGGTGAGCTTGAACATACGCCGAAGATGACAGATGTCCTTGATCTTATAACAAGTTCTGTTAATTTTGATGAGAAGTTCAAGCGGATGTGGCTCATGCTTGCCGGCAATACTGTCATTGCGCCTACTACATTCAACAAGATTAGTCCTAGGTGGTATGGTGTGTTG CAAAACATTAATAGAGTTAAAGATCTAAACTGGTCCAAGTTCATTGCTGATGAGCTCCACAAGGCACTGTCAAAGGGAAAGCCTACAAAGGGATGCCTTCTTTTCTACAAT CATTTGTACATTGATGCAATTGATCTTACTAGTCTTGGTATTGCATTGCCCGATGGTGCTTTTGCTATTAATGTTTGGACGAAAGAGAAGATATCTGAAGTGCTTAGTAGGGATGTCCAAGCGGACGGAATTTCTTATGGGAAACTACCG TTGAAACCCCAGTTTGTCGTTGATTTCTGCTTGTTTGGCGGTTTACAAGGTCTTGGGAAATTCATGCGTGTGCATGTCCCACCAAACTGCAGTGATGAG AAACTTGCAAAGGCTTCTAAGCTTGTGGTCCGGTTTTCGTCTGGCTTGGTTGGCCTGCTTGGCGATCTTGTGCAAGGGTTCATCTCCCTTGATGATGAAGGCAGTTCACATGTGTCTCATCGACTAGACACGGATCTTAAGGCAATTTCTTTTGGTACCCGCAATATGGCAAAGCCCCCTCCTGCACGTCGTACTTGTCAAAGAGACAGCCTTGGCAAAAATATTATCGATGAATCGGATAGTGACAATGAGACACAGGATAACGACAACGACgactctggtgatgatgatgatacaGACTTTCAAGTtttttaccatggtgaaaaaggCCATACTGGTTCTTCTTCCCGCAGCAGGGCAGTGAACGTGGCTTCTGGCAGCGGGGTAGCAAATGTGGACGCGCCGCACTCAGATGATGCAAATGCTAAATCACATGACAGGGTAGGAGGAATTGTCGAAGGCACACCTGACGGTGCGGGCGATGAACCTATGATTGAGTCCCAGTTCATGCAGACTGCTACTTCTAACACGATCTCAAGCGGCTCAGGGGATGGCGTGCTTAGCCAGCGTGACATGACAGACACGCAGTTTGATTCGGCCACTGATTCTTCTATGGAAAGATGCAGTGCTCAGCTTGCTAATACTTCGTCTTATGAGCAGAAGCGCGAGAATTTGAGGCTGCCATCTCTGCCCTGTCCAGCTTCGCCACCCAGGCGTGCCCAGCTGTCAGATAGGGATATTCATCTTTCTATCATGAAATTGGTCATCCAAGAGCTTGCGATCCGTGTGGCTGACAAGGGCACCGGTGAGGTCATTCCACCCTCAACTCAGATTAAGCAGGTTCCATGCAG CGCACCCGACAAACAAGTCTGTTCACTTGAGGCATCATCTACTATCCCAAGATCAAG
- the LOC123062704 gene encoding uncharacterized protein: MATPTTRPGRSTRHHREPLLHTGHYSSRSSARRPWSMAGGAGWIHPYRSRRAVVVVVGGGVAGALIANSLQSYADVVIIDPKEYLEIPWTNMRSKVEPSVAEKSLINHSDYLSGQVITASAADISGEAVIRTEGRLVEYTYLVIAAGHTNQCPRNRRD, encoded by the exons ATGGCGACCCCGACCACCCGTCCGGGGCGCAGCACTCGCCACCACCGGGAGCCGCTGCTGCATACCGGCCACTACTCCTCCCGCTCCTCCGCTCGCCGGCCGTGGTCGATGGCCGGCGGTGCCGGATGGATCCATCCTTACAGGAGCCGGCGGGCGGTCGTGGTGGTTGTCGGTGGCGGCGTCGCCGGCGCGCTCATCGCCAACTCCCTCCAGAGCTACGCCGACGTCGTCATAATCGACCC GAAGGAGTACCTTGAAATTCCATGGACTAACATGAGATCAAAGGTGGAGCCATCTGTTGCTGAGAAATCATTAATTAACCACAGTGATTACTTGAGCGGTCAAGTCATTACAGCCTCTGCTGCTGATATAAGTGGAGAGGCTGTGATCAGAACAGAGGGTCGTTTGGTGGAGTACACATACCTTGTCATAGCCGCAGGTCACACAAATCAGTGTCCACGAAACAGGAGAGACTGA